In Brachypodium distachyon strain Bd21 chromosome 2, Brachypodium_distachyon_v3.0, whole genome shotgun sequence, one genomic interval encodes:
- the LOC100825192 gene encoding factor of DNA methylation 1 produces MNRSFCDHVIFVWPWKGVLVNVPTEWKSGRHVGESGYLLREQLSEFCPKKVIPLWDRKRGHTGSAIVEFKSDWSGLKNALDFENHFEAQGCGEKLWKEKYKGSEIFGWVARANDFRSHGPIGAYVRKYGDLKTLADCKNDEERKSRKLEASFVIQVEVMGRHVQDVECKNNETAELLGRLEADMKKLHWSHDEEIRKIQQRARRDKQKIIDENQKLRLELEDKTRELDSKSRQLDEQAAQSDFDKRILQQEMEKHEVETNHVTMGILEHFKVHENLVELAEEHKREDKIALDKELELQKIMLDRQALEIEVKQLQGQLEVMKMMPGEEDSKKKILEDLRAKLEEKREEKVQEDMITRQTDLNNELQPARKKLINGFLEPTSG; encoded by the exons TTTGTCTGGCCATGGAAGGGTGTTCTGGTTAATGTGCCTACTGAATGGAAGAGTGGGCGCCACGTTGGAGAAAGTGGATACCTCTTGAGGGAGCAGCTCTCGGAGTTTTGCCCCAAGAAGGTTATACCTTTGTGGGACAGAAAAAGAGGCCATACAGGGAGTGCCATTGTTGAGTTTAAAAGCGATTGGAGTGGTTTAAAAAATGCATTGGACTTTGAAAACCACTTCGAGGCACAAGGATGTGGCGAAAAGCTCTGGAAGGAGAAGTACAAAGGGTCAGAGATCTTTGGTTGGGTTGCGAGAGCCAATGATTTCAGATCTCACGGGCCTATTGGGGCCTATGTGCGGAAGTACGGTGATCTTAAAACCCTCGCTGACTGTAAGAATGATGAAGAGCGTAAAAGTCGCAAACTCGAAGCAAGTTTTGTTATCCAAGTTGAGGTAATGGGAAGACATGTTCAAGACGTTGAATGCAAGAACAATGAAACAGCCGAATTGCTTGGTAGATTGGAGGCAGatatgaagaagctccattgGTCTCACGATGAAG AAATTCGTAAGATCCAACAACGCGCTCGCAGAGATAAACAGAAGATCATTGACGAGAATCAAAAGCTCCGTTTAGAATTGGAGGACAAGACTCGGGAGCTTGACTCAAAATCTAGGCAGCTTGATGAGCAAGCTGCACAAAGTGACTTTGACAAAAGAATCCTTCAGCAAGAGATGGAAAAG CATGAAGTTGAAACAAATCATGTTACCATGGGAATATTGGAGCACTTCAAGGTCCATGAAAATTTGGTGGAGCTTGCGGAAGAACACAAG AGGGAGGATAAAATCGCTCTAGACAAGGAGCTTGAGTTACAAAAGATAATGCTTGACAGGCAGGCCCTAGAGATTGAAGTGAAACAGCTGCAGGGCCAACTGGAAGTAATGAAGATGATGCCAGGTGAGGAAGACtccaagaagaaaatattagAAGATCTTCGTGCGAAGCTAGAAGAGAAGCGTGAGGAAAAGGTTCAGGAGGATATGATTACCAGGCAAACAGATCTCAACAATGAGTTGCAGCCTGCTCGGAAGAAGCTAATAAAC GGTTTCCTGGAACCTACATCTGGTTGA
- the LOC100825497 gene encoding protein ABCI7, chloroplastic has product MSPPSLCAASCSAPLRACPTSLPRSRRAAASVSASRAAAAAVSDDLVLRIAEQLEDSASSSPLLDPLRSASALSLLSTPWPTRRSNEAFRFTDISYLRSLPISLPSQTPSSAPAPPPSSDLGSSHIRFSDGLLVSATGAHAAALADLPPGQARDRAAAALAASAEFAHRDLFYDFNAVGSSDVAVVYVPEGAKMTDDPVHISFAYSGSDGASMMMSNPRVLVIAEKGAEVAIVEEHFGIGEEDDGACYWANPVVDIVVEEGARVVHSYVQRQSSAAAHTKWTTVQQNTSSKYEFVEVSTGARLNRHNLHIQQLGPETITELSTFHLTSQNKQIHDLHSRLILDHPRGYSRQLHKMIACGTGNGIFDGNIKVNRYAQQTDAGQQTKCLLLSPKAVVNVKPNLQIIADDVKCTHGAAISGDLDPNELFYFQARGVDVKTATDALLFSFGAQVINRIPFKPVEQKALAQLKELLTLSRQSN; this is encoded by the exons ATGTCTCCGCCGTCGCTGTGCGCCGCATCCTGCTCCGCCCCACTCCGCGCCTGCCCGACCTCTCTCCCGcgctcccgccgcgccgcggcaTCCGTCTCCGCttcgcgcgcggcggcggcggccgtctcCGACGACCTCGTCCTCCGCATCGCCGAGCAGCTGGAGGACTCGGCGTCGTCTTCCCCGCTCCTCGACCCGCtccgctccgcctccgcgctcTCGCTCCTCTCCACGCCCTGGCCCACCCGCCGCTCCAACGAGGCCTTCCGCTTCACCGACATCTCCTACCTCCGCTCCCTCCCCATCTCGCTCCCCTCCCAAaccccctcctccgcccctgcgccgccgccttcctccgaCTTGGGATCATCCCACATCCGCTTCTCCGATGGCCTCCTCGTCTCCGCCACcggcgcccacgccgccgccctcgccgaccTGCCCCCTGGCCAGGCCCGGgaccgggccgccgccgccctcgccgcctccgcggaATTCGCCCACAGGGACCTCTTCTACGACTTCAACGCTGTCGGCTCCAGTGACGTCGCCGTCGTGTACGTGCCCGAGGGGGCCAAGATGACCGACGACCCGGTCCACATCTCGTTCGCTTACAGCGGCAGCGATGGCGCGAGCATGATGATGTCGAACCCGAGGGTTCTGGTGATAGCGGAGAAGGGGGCGGAGGTTGCCATCGTGGAGGAGCATTTTGGGATTGGGGAAGAGGATGATGGCGCGTGCTATTGGGCCAACCCGGTGGTGGACATCGTCGTGGAGGAGGGTGCTAGAGTGGTTCATTCCTATGTGCAGCGGCAGtcatccgccgccgcgcatACCAAGTGGACCACCGTCCAGCAG AATACATCCAGTAAATATGAGTTTGTTGAGGTCAGCACCGGAGCAAGACTGAACAGGCACAATCTCCACATCCAACAACTTGGTCCTGAGACTATCACGGAACTGTCAACATTCCATTTAACGTCTCAGAATAAGCAGATACATGATCTGCATAGCAGACTAATACTTGATCACCCCAGAGGATATTCGCGGCAGCTCCACAAAATGATTGCATGTGGTACAGGAAATGGTATTTTTGATGGAAATATTAAAGTCAACAG GTATGCACAGCAAACTGACGCAGGGCAACAAACAAAGTGTCTTCTCCTCTCACCAAAGGCTGTTGTGAACGTCAAGCCAAACCTTCAAATTATCGCCGACGATGTCAAATGCACACATGGAGCTGCCATCAGTGGCGATCTCGACCCAAACGAGCTCTTCTACTTCCAAGCGAGAGGCGTCGATGTTAAAACAGCAACTGATGCTCTGCTTTTCTCGTTTGGAGCCCAAGTGATAAACCGCATCCCTTTTAAGCCCGTAGAGCAAAAGGCATTAGCACAGCTCAAAGAGTTGCTTACCCTGTCAAGACAAAGCAATTGA
- the LOC112270791 gene encoding uncharacterized protein LOC112270791 isoform X2, which translates to MASASAINPSVHLCLLLLLLLLAPRLGSSSLRSTTTSRSPIPSGDGGGIARPLPGVNSSIPSGDGGGIARPVNSPVPSGDGGGIARPLPGANSPVPSGDGGGIARPLPGPGPSIPIGGGGGGV; encoded by the exons ATGGCGTCAGCTTCAGCCATTAATCCCTCTGTGCACTtgtgcctgctgctgctgctgctgcttcttgctCCTCGCCTCGGCAGCtcctccctccgttcaaccACGACGTCCCGCTCGCCCATCCCTTCTG GAGATGGCGGTGGAATAGCAAGACCGCTGCCGGGAGTGAACTCGTCCATCCCTTCTG GAGATGGCGGTGGAATAGCGAGACCAGTGAATTCGCCGGTCCCTTCTG GAGACGGGGGTGGAATAGCAAGACCATTGCCTGGAGCAAATTCGCCCGTCCCTTCTG GAGATGGTGGTGGAATAGCGAGACCGCTGCCTGGACCTGGACCATCCATCCCTATCG gtggtggtggaggtggtgtATGA
- the LOC112270791 gene encoding uncharacterized protein LOC112270791 isoform X1 → MASASAINPSVHLCLLLLLLLLAPRLGSSSLRSTTTSRSPIPSGDGGGIARPLPGVNSSIPSGDGGGIARPVNSPVPSGDGGGIARPLPGANSPVPSGDGGGIARPNSTTPSGDGGGIARPLPGPGPSIPIGGGGGGV, encoded by the exons ATGGCGTCAGCTTCAGCCATTAATCCCTCTGTGCACTtgtgcctgctgctgctgctgctgcttcttgctCCTCGCCTCGGCAGCtcctccctccgttcaaccACGACGTCCCGCTCGCCCATCCCTTCTG GAGATGGCGGTGGAATAGCAAGACCGCTGCCGGGAGTGAACTCGTCCATCCCTTCTG GAGATGGCGGTGGAATAGCGAGACCAGTGAATTCGCCGGTCCCTTCTG GAGACGGGGGTGGAATAGCAAGACCATTGCCTGGAGCAAATTCGCCCGTCCCTTCTG GAGATGGTGGTGGAATAGCAAGACCGAATTCGACCACCCCTTCTG GAGATGGTGGTGGAATAGCGAGACCGCTGCCTGGACCTGGACCATCCATCCCTATCG gtggtggtggaggtggtgtATGA
- the LOC100825804 gene encoding uncharacterized protein LOC100825804 has translation MALHLLAGPSQLPSSSSSRHAPPPPPRRCSRSRALSPSAYGRTLPSFRRPYTSVLVVPTGVGAAVGGFAGDALPVARALSAVADCVISHPNVLNAAMLYWPMPNALYVEGYALDRFAEGAWALQPVHQNKVGLVLDSGIEEELRLRHLQVADAARASLGLPVVEYTVTDAPLEIKTWFDPECGKSTGSVGNSDSLLRAVDTLVNHSGVNAVAVVARFPDDDPEDSDCYREGKGVDLLAGVEAIISHLIVKEFKIPAAHAPAVLPPPLSPSVSPRSAAEEIGYTFLPCVLSGLSNAPQYVTRRQGTFDAGCIVASDVDSVILPKDACGGDGTLAFARTTRNNKPLIITVQENETVLDDTPDKFSIDALNVENYWEAIGVIAAHKAGVNPNALRRQGIDHLKSPRQVYSARFSGPRRMASSGMQDKVYVEQLV, from the exons ATGGCGCTCCATCTTCTCGCGGGACCGTCCCaactcccctcctcctcctcctcccgccacgccccaccgccgccgccgcgtcggtGTTCCCGGTCTCGTGCCCTCTCCCCCTCCGCCTACGGACGGACCCTTCCATCCTTCAGGAGGCCGTATACGTCCGTCCTGGTGGTGCCCACGGgggtcggcgccgccgtcgggggCTTCGCCGGCGACGCACTCCCCGTGGCGCGCGCCCTTTCTGCCGTCGCAGACTGCGTCATATCCCACCCCAAT GTGCTCAACGCTGCGATGCTGTACTGGCCGATGCCCAACGCGCTTTACGTGGAGGGGTACGCCCTTGACAGGTTCGCCGAAGGCGCCTGGGCTCTTCAGCCAGTCCACCAGAACAAG GTAGGCTTGGTGCTGGACTCTGGGATCGAGGAAGAGCTCCGGCTCCGCCATTTGCAGGTCGCGGATGCCGCAAGGGCATCGCTTGGCCTCCCTGTGGTTGAGTACACTGTCACAGATGCTCCTTTGGAG ATCAAGACTTGGTTCGATCCAGAATGCGGGAAATCAACAGGGAGCGTCGGGAACTCTGATTCTCTGTTAAGAGCGGTTGACACGCTAGTGAACCACTCGGGCGTGAATGCTGTGGCGGTTGTTGCACGATTTCCAGATGATGATCCTGAAGATTCAGATTGTTATCGGGAAGGAAAG GGAGTTGATCTGTTAGCAGGAGTAGAAGCAATCATCAGCCACCTAATTGTGAAAGAATTCAAAATCCCTGCTGCTCATGCTCCTGCGGTTTTACCCCCACCACTCAGCCCATCAGTTTCCCCAAGATCTGCTGCTGAAGAG ATTGGCTATACCTTTCTCCCTTGTGTGCTCTCTGGGTTAAGCAATGCTCCTCAGTATGTGACGAGGAGACAGGGAACCTTTGATGCTGGTTGCATAGTGGCTAGTGACGTTGATAGCGTTATTCTTCCAAAAGATGCTTGTGGAGGTGATGGTACTCTTGCTTTTGCACGAACTACAAGAAATAACAAG CCCTTAATTATCACCGTTCAGGAAAATGAGACAGTGCTTGATGACACCCCTGACAAATTCAGTATAGATGCA CTGAATGTCGAGAACTACTGGGAAGCTATTGGAGTTATTGCTGCTCACAAGGCCGGTGTCAATCCAAATGCTCTTAGAAGACAAGGAATCGATCATCTTAAGAGCCCTCGACAAGTGTATTCTGCTCGGTTTTCTGGTCCTCGGCGTATGGCCTCCTCTGGAATGCAGGACAAAGTATATGTGGAGCAGTTAGTTTGA
- the LOC112268510 gene encoding tetraketide alpha-pyrone reductase 2 codes for MPEYCVTGGTGFIASHLIRALLAAGHTVRATVRDPADEAKVGFLWDLEGADERLQLVRADLLVKGSFDDAVSGVDGVFHTASPVVVGYDDGEDAQAKLVDPIVLGAANVLRSCARATPAPPRRIVFTSSCSCVRYSSHHPPSLNETHWSDTGYCQSYGLWYAYAKTVAEKEAWRLAKQHGLDLVVVNPSFVVGPVLAPAPTSTALVVLALLRGELGKYPNTTIGFVHVDDAVLAHILAMEDGRAKGRLVCSGDVAHWSEVLGALREQYPQYPIPTECSGQKGDDRAHKMDTGKILALGFPPFLSIRQMFDDCIKSFQDKGLLPLI; via the exons ATGCCAGAGTACTGTGTGACAGGCGGGACAGGGTTCATCGCGTCGCACCTGATCCGGGCATTGCTGGCTGCCGGCCACACAGTGCGTGCGACGGTGAGGGACCCGGCCGATGAGGCCAAGGTTGGGTTCCTATGGGACctggaaggcgccgacgagcgGCTGCAGCTGGTGCGTGCCGACCTGCTCGTTAAAGGAAGCTTTGATGATGCTGTCAGTGGCGTGGACGGCGTCTTCCACACCGCCTCCCCTGTGGTCGTCGGTTATGATGACGGCGAGGATGCGCAGGCGAAGCTAGTCGACCCCATtgtcctcggcgccgccaaCGTGCTCCGCTCCTGCGCCCGGGCCACGcctgcgccgcctcgccgcatCGTGTtcacctcctcctgctcctgtgtCCGCTACTCCTCCCACCACCCGCCCTCGCTGAACGAGACGCACTGGAGCGACACGGGCTACTGCCAGAGCTACGGGCTATGGTACGCTTACGCCAAGACGGTGGCGGAGAAGGAGGCGTGGCGCCTCGCGAAGCAGCACGGGCTGGACCTCGTGGTGGTGAACCCGTCGTTTGTCGTGGGCCCTGTGCTggcgccggcaccgacgaGCACGGCGCTGGTGGTGTTGGCGCTGCTGAGGGGGGAGCTGGGCAAGTACCCCAACACGACGATCGGGTTCGTGCACGTGGACGATGCGGTGCTGGCGCACATACTGGCCATGGAGGACGGCAGGGCGAAGGGAAGGCTAGTCTGCTCTGGCGACGTCGCGCACTGGTCGGAGGTGCTCGGGGCGCTCCGGGAGCAGTACCCGCAATACCCCATCCCCACAGA gtgTAGCGGGCAGAAGGGCGACGACAGGGCGCACAAGATGGACACTGGCAAGATCCTGGCGCTGGGTTTCCCTCCCTTCCTGTCCATCAGGCAGATGTTCGACGACTGCATCAAGAGCTTCCAGGACAAGGGCCTTCTTCCTCTAATTTGA
- the LOC100826742 gene encoding Bowman-Birk type bran trypsin inhibitor: MTKRGSTAAAIGLLMLSLPAALLVAGMAADKEDTIRLPSDSVVEAEGLVIGQTAMAAATRPWDCCDTTLCTKSFPPICRCLDVVPRCAAACESCDPSESDPSGCVCNDWHRGDPGPRCPHHDEEEEEEAAIPIITEPPPVPERPWECCDATVCTKSFPPTCRCLDVVDRCAAACDRCEPAEDDPARRVCKDQYFGDPGPTCKSKHHDGPPAGGGSPSLAAVGGATTGLLMAFSTVLLFTQTYEVANQAGAEKRPWKCCDRAMCTRSIPPFCKCLDLLDRCPGCKDCRAEREHEADPESFVCHDVYRGAPGPNCSTNGDKVFADEATIVAAEEKKAAAAEAEKRPWKCCDDTLCNRAAPPTCRCLDTVDRCAASCRECVAAGSDPSRRVCKDRFHGWPGPKCSNNQ, from the exons ATGACGAAGAGAGGCAGtactgccgccgccatcggccTGCTGATGCTTTCGCTCCCGGCGgccctcctcgtcgccggcatgGCAGCCGACAAGGAAGACACTATCCGCCTCCCCAGCGACAGTGTCGTCGAAGCGGAAG GTCTTGTTATTGGACAAACAGCAATGGCCGCGGCGACGAGGCCATGGGATTGCTGCGACACGACGCTATGCACCAAGTCGTTCCCGCCGATCTGCCGCTGCCTGGACGTCGTTccccgctgcgccgccgcctgcgagAGCTGCGACCCGTCGGAGTCCGACCCGTCCGGCTGCGTCTGCAACGACTGGCACCGAGGGGACCCCGGGCCAAGGTGCCCTCACcatgacgaagaagaagaagaagaagcagcaatACCGATAATaacggagccgccgccggtgccggagaggCCGTGGGAGTGCTGCGACGCGACGGTGTGCACCAAGTCGTTCCCGCCGACGTGCCGCTGCCTGGACGTCGTCGaccgctgcgccgccgcctgcgacCGCTGCGAGCCGGCCGAGGACGACCCGGCCCGCCGCGTCTGCAAGGACCAGTACTTCGGCGACCCCGGGCCCACCTGCAAGTCCAAGCACCACGACGGgccgcccgccggcggcggctctccGTCGCTCGCTGCTGTCGGCGGCGCCACGACGGGGTTATTGATGGCTTTTAGTACGGTCTTGCTTTTTACCCAGACTT ATGAAGTGGCGAACCAGGCCGGGGCGGAGAAGCGGCCGTGGAAGTGCTGCGACCGGGCCATGTGCACCCGGTCCATCCCGCCCTTCTGCAAGTGCCTAGACTTGCTGGACCGGTGCCCGGGGTGCAAGGACTGCCGGGCCGAGCGGGAGCACGAGGCCGACCCCGAGAGCTTCGTCTGCCACGACGTGTACCGTGGCGCCCCCGGGCCCAACTGCAGCACCAACGGCGACAAGGTCTTCGCTGACGAGGCGACAATAGTGGCCGCggaagagaagaaggccgcggcggcggaggcggagaagagGCCGTGGAAGTGCTGCGACGACACGCTGTGCAACAGGGCGGCCCCGCCGACGTGCCGCTGCCTGGACACCGTGGACCGCTGCGCCGCGAGCTGCAGGGAGTGCGTGGCGGCCGGGTCGGACCCGTCGCGCCGCGTCTGCAAGGACCGCTTCCACGGCTGGCCCGGGCCCAAGTGCTCCAACAACCAGTAG
- the LOC100827050 gene encoding Bowman-Birk type trypsin inhibitor: MKGRVATVLVLTLSLAAAWLSAADDVDTIRLPSHANEVMAKASAEKRPWKCCNRARCTRSIPPFCWCHDVVERCSGACKDCREAEREDESDPEGYVCHDMYHGSPGPACSSGTDDNKAVAADETAAKKKRPWKCCDRTLCTKSAPPTCSCLDKVERCSGRCKRCGPSESDPSGLFCLDRYHGWPGPKCTNKNDGL; the protein is encoded by the exons ATGAAGGGGCGCGTCGCCACCGTGCTGGTTCTGACGCtttcgctcgccgccgcctggctCTCGGCCGCCGACGACGTCGACACCATTCGCCTGCCTAGTCACG CGAACGAGGTGATGGCGAAGGCCAGCGCAGAGAAGAGGCCGTGGAAGTGCTGCAACCGGGCCCGGTGCACGAGGTCGATCCCGCCCTTCTGCTGGTGCCACGACGTGGTGGAGCGGTGCTCCGGCGCGTGCAAGGACTGCcgggaggcggagcgggaggaCGAGTCGGACCCCGAGGGCTACGTCTGCCACGACATGTACCACGGCAGCCCCGGGCCCGCGTGCAGCAGCGGCACCGACGACAACAAGGCCGTCGCTGCTGACGAGACGGCGGCTAAAAAGAAGAGGCCGTGGAAGTGCTGCGACCGCACGCTGTGCACCAAGTCGGCCCCGCCGACGTGCAGCTGCCTGGACAAGGTGGAGCGCTGCAGCGGCCGTTGCAAGCGATGTGGGCCGTCCGAGTCGGACCCTTCCGGCCTCTTCTGCTTGGACCGCTACCATGGCTGGCCAGGGCCCAAGTGCACCAACAAGAACGATGGCCTGTGA
- the LOC100832551 gene encoding putative receptor-like protein kinase At4g00960, with product MAPPSASWSWAATCGWCGRRRKSGGGIFAGDDDGGTGGGGGGGIFIDLPVLEAATAGFSDLNLLGRGGFGPVYKGVLGSGEEIAVKKLSLESRQGVREFLNEVRLLLKVQHRNLVSLLGCCAASGQKMLVYPFFPNGSLDHILFDRDKRAQLDWPKRYQIILGLARGLLYLHEESPVKIIHRDIKASNVLLDEKLNPKISDFGMARLFLEDASHVNTFRISGTYGYMAPEYAMNGYLSTKTDVFSFGMLVLEIVSGRKNIDRRLDDEKVDLLNYTWKLWEEGRSLETLDPGLSGGWDEDEAALCVQLGLLCCQAVVSERPDMYSVHLMLSSGSFTLPRPGKPAIHGRVGRWISTTTTPSASGSGSGTTNTNTSNTTDTTRASAGLVLEGIAEDESRNSISVSFTTEGR from the exons ATGGCTCCGCCGAGCGCGTCCTGGTCGTGGGCGGCGACCTGCGGGTGGTGCGGCCGCCGGAGGAAGAGCGGGGGCGGGATCTTCGCGggtgacgacgacggcggcaccgggggcggcggcggcggcggaatcTTCATCGACCTGCCCGTGCTGgaagccgccaccgccggcttcTCCGACCTCAACCTcctcggccgcggcggcttcGGCCCCGTCTACAAG GGTGTTTTGGGGAGCGGGGAGGAGATCGCGGTGAAGAAGCTGTCGCTGGAGTCGCGGCAAGGGGTGCGGGAGTTCCTCAACGAGGTGCGCCTGCTGCTCAAGGTGCAGCACCGCAACCTCGTCTCCCTGCTCGGCTGCTGCGCGGCGTCCGGCCAAAAGATGCTCGTCTACCCGTTCTTCCCCAACGGCAGCCTCGACCACATCCTCTTCG ACAGGGATAAGAGGGCGCAGCTAGACTGGCCCAAGCGGTACCAGATAATCCTGGGACTAGCACGGGGCCTCCTTTACCTCCACGAAGAATCCCCGGTGAAGATCATCCACAGGGACATCAAGGCAAGCAACGTGCTCCTCGACGAGAAGCTGAACCCCAAGATCTCTGATTTCGGCATGGCGAGGCTCTTCCTCGAAGACGCCAGCCACGTCAACACCTTCAGGATCTCAGGCACATA TGGGTACATGGCTCCGGAGTACGCGATGAACGGGTACTTGTCGACGAAGACTGACGTGTTTAGCTTCGGGATGCTGGTGCTGGAGATCGTCAGCGGGAGGAAGAACATCGACCGGCGCCTCGACGACGAGAAAGTTGACCTCTTGAACTAC ACATGGAAGCTGTGGGAGGAAGGCCGGTCGCTGGAGACGTTGGACCCGGGGCTGTCAGGCGGCTgggacgaggacgaggcggcgcTGTGCGTGCAGCTGGGCCTGCTGTGCTGCCAGGCCGTCGTGTCGGAGCGGCCGGACATGTACAGCGTGCACCTCATGCTGTCCAGTGGCTCCTTCACGCTGCCCAGGCCCGGGAAGCCGGCGATCCACGGCCGGGTCGGCCGGTGGATCAGCACGACAACTACCCCATCGGCGTCCGGCTCCGGATCCGGCACGACGAACACGAACACGAGCAACACTACGGACACGACGAGGGCGTCGGCAGGGTTGGTGTTGGAAGGCATTGCTGAGGATGAGTCCAGGAACTCCATTTCTGTGTCCTTCACCACGGAAGGCCGGTAA